The following proteins are co-located in the Clavibacter capsici genome:
- a CDS encoding MarR family winged helix-turn-helix transcriptional regulator, with protein MGETADAVRAWESLFRAQVSVMRRLSSDFPSHDLSFNEYDVLFNISKQPDGRLRLRDLNQHVLLTQPSVSRLIDRLVARGLVVKCGDESDGRATIVRLTEAGDAAFRAVARMHMASIASTVGAALTPDELDTLRALTDKLRGSVAEA; from the coding sequence GTGGGCGAGACCGCGGATGCCGTGCGGGCCTGGGAGTCGCTCTTCCGCGCGCAGGTCAGCGTCATGCGCCGGCTCAGCTCCGACTTCCCGAGCCACGACCTCTCGTTCAACGAGTACGACGTGCTCTTCAACATCTCGAAGCAGCCCGACGGGCGCCTGCGCCTGCGCGACCTCAACCAGCACGTGCTGCTCACCCAGCCCAGCGTGAGCCGTCTCATCGACCGGCTCGTCGCGCGGGGCCTCGTCGTGAAGTGCGGCGACGAGAGCGACGGCCGCGCCACCATCGTGCGGCTGACGGAGGCCGGCGACGCCGCGTTCCGCGCGGTCGCCCGGATGCACATGGCGTCCATCGCGTCGACGGTGGGCGCCGCGCTCACGCCCGACGAGCTGGACACGCTGCGCGCGCTCACCGACAAGCTGCGCGGGAGCGTCGCCGAGGCCTAG
- a CDS encoding glycosyltransferase family A protein, producing MDTPSTPSPPNAHPETSPRTTVSAVVVAGDAGATIARTLTSVLGQTLPPDRVVVVVAGSRDDTFAVARTFNGRHEHAQPGDGATSTTVTVIDRGPREGTLLSAYDLALRLAGGEGRVLIVSPDAELEPPVLELLCGALDRDPDAVSVSARLDPQPSGSRGPLAGALRLLQRHWAMGAVETGIDLGFTGPVPLAPATLVRLDAGDPRSPSSAAPVDAILPVLLAGDDRSALVVDARARVDTAVTWGTMRQRRDRWGAYVARLTRGTSPADAGDRRRARLASLRIGVGPVLRVVSYALAALYLAAAGIQGLLEPAWWWAVPVLVRLPLQIRTLRRIRERTLADVVFGATHLPLEAGEAAYGIARIRDGLHRMARRSRRVPTAPDTVPPFSAVDAVAAGVLGVIVVAVLALSAVGGPAAEGLATAVGVAAVLVTAADLVMALLRLLVARGGPFARPRAGATRAGGTAA from the coding sequence ATGGACACCCCGAGCACCCCCTCGCCGCCGAACGCGCACCCGGAGACGAGCCCCCGGACGACCGTCTCGGCCGTCGTCGTTGCGGGCGACGCCGGGGCCACCATCGCGCGGACGCTCACCTCGGTGCTCGGGCAGACGCTCCCGCCCGACCGCGTCGTGGTCGTCGTCGCGGGCAGCCGGGACGACACGTTCGCCGTCGCCCGCACCTTCAACGGACGGCACGAGCACGCGCAGCCCGGCGACGGCGCGACGAGCACGACGGTCACGGTCATCGACCGCGGCCCCCGGGAGGGCACCCTCCTGTCCGCGTACGACCTCGCGCTCCGCCTGGCGGGCGGGGAGGGGCGCGTGCTGATCGTCTCGCCCGACGCGGAGCTCGAGCCGCCGGTCCTCGAGCTCCTCTGCGGGGCCCTCGACCGCGATCCCGACGCCGTGTCGGTGTCGGCCCGACTCGACCCGCAGCCGAGCGGATCCCGCGGCCCCCTGGCCGGAGCGCTCCGGCTCCTGCAGCGGCACTGGGCGATGGGCGCCGTCGAGACCGGCATCGACCTCGGCTTCACGGGTCCCGTGCCGCTCGCGCCGGCCACCCTCGTGCGGCTCGACGCCGGCGATCCGCGGTCGCCCTCGTCCGCGGCACCCGTCGACGCGATCCTCCCCGTCCTCCTCGCCGGGGACGACCGCTCGGCCCTCGTGGTCGACGCCCGCGCCCGAGTCGACACCGCGGTCACGTGGGGCACCATGCGCCAGCGCCGCGACAGGTGGGGGGCCTACGTGGCCCGGCTGACCCGCGGCACGTCGCCCGCGGACGCCGGCGACCGCCGCCGGGCCCGCCTGGCCTCGCTCCGCATCGGCGTCGGGCCGGTGCTCCGGGTCGTCTCCTACGCGCTCGCCGCCCTCTACCTCGCGGCCGCGGGGATCCAGGGGCTCCTCGAGCCCGCGTGGTGGTGGGCCGTGCCGGTGCTCGTGCGGCTGCCGCTCCAGATCCGCACGCTGCGTCGGATCCGCGAGCGCACCCTCGCCGACGTCGTGTTCGGCGCGACGCACCTGCCGCTCGAGGCGGGTGAGGCCGCGTACGGCATCGCCCGGATCCGCGACGGCCTGCACCGCATGGCGCGTCGCAGCCGCCGCGTCCCCACCGCCCCCGACACCGTCCCGCCGTTCTCCGCCGTGGACGCGGTCGCCGCGGGCGTCCTCGGCGTGATCGTCGTGGCCGTCCTCGCGCTGTCCGCCGTGGGCGGTCCGGCTGCCGAGGGCCTCGCGACGGCGGTCGGCGTCGCCGCCGTCCTCGTCACGGCGGCGGACCTGGTCATGGCGCTGCTGCGCCTGCTGGTCGCGCGCGGCGGACCGTTCGCGCGGCCGCGAGCGGGCGCGACCCGCGCAGGAGGGACCGCGGCCTAG